The following are encoded together in the Eptesicus fuscus isolate TK198812 chromosome 16, DD_ASM_mEF_20220401, whole genome shotgun sequence genome:
- the NMS gene encoding neuromedin-S isoform X1, whose translation MGSGHYWAYQTQKRGLPVPAELQKMLTSCPSRTHLWPSKSNQSLKMKYLPQFPSILAIYCFCLLQHPSSGYTQPLDDSPDGVDIVQLERLAYWATLSSQPKDNRDIYKRFLFDYSRTREPTQPVNTGFPPVRPLMRLAAKLANGKMKRFLQRDPGAVALDFTKKVCEPCGEHNLPRKICERTGSRCYPGTTIFSFQAKEWKKH comes from the exons CGGGCATTACTGGGCTTATCAGACACAGAAAAGAGGGTTGCCTGTACCTGCGGAACTTCAGAAAATGCTCACGTCTTGTCCTAGCAGGACACATCTGTGGCCATCAAAGAGCAACCAGAGTTTAAAGATGAAGTATCTTCCCCAATTCCCTTCCATCTTGGCCATCTATTGCTTCTGCCTGCTACAGCATCCCTCCTCAG GATATACTCAACCTTTAGATGATTCTCCAGATGGCGTGGATATTGTGCAGCTGGAG cGACTGGCATATTGGGCAACTCTTTCTAGTCAAcctaag GATAATCGAGACATATACAAAAGG ttTCTATTTGACTACTCCAGAACTCGGGAGCCAACACAGCCAGTTAACACTGGG TTTCCTCCGGTGCGCCCTTTAATGCGGCTGGCCGCCAAGCTCGCCAATGGAAAGATGAAGAGATTTCTACAGCGC GATCCGGGGGCTGTGGCACTTGACTTTACCAAGAAGGTATGTGAGCCTTGTGGAGAACACAACCTCCCAAGAAAGATCTGCGAGAGGAC aggaTCACGCTGCTACCCGGGGAcgaccattttttcttttcagg ccaagGAATGGAAGAAACACTGA
- the NMS gene encoding neuromedin-S isoform X2, translating into MGSGHYWAYQTQKRGLPVPAELQKMLTSCPSRTHLWPSKSNQSLKMKYLPQFPSILAIYCFCLLQHPSSGYTQPLDDSPDGVDIVQLERLAYWATLSSQPKDNRDIYKRFLFDYSRTREPTQPVNTGFPPVRPLMRLAAKLANGKMKRFLQRDPGAVALDFTKKDHAATRGRPFFLFRPRNGRNTEHPVG; encoded by the exons CGGGCATTACTGGGCTTATCAGACACAGAAAAGAGGGTTGCCTGTACCTGCGGAACTTCAGAAAATGCTCACGTCTTGTCCTAGCAGGACACATCTGTGGCCATCAAAGAGCAACCAGAGTTTAAAGATGAAGTATCTTCCCCAATTCCCTTCCATCTTGGCCATCTATTGCTTCTGCCTGCTACAGCATCCCTCCTCAG GATATACTCAACCTTTAGATGATTCTCCAGATGGCGTGGATATTGTGCAGCTGGAG cGACTGGCATATTGGGCAACTCTTTCTAGTCAAcctaag GATAATCGAGACATATACAAAAGG ttTCTATTTGACTACTCCAGAACTCGGGAGCCAACACAGCCAGTTAACACTGGG TTTCCTCCGGTGCGCCCTTTAATGCGGCTGGCCGCCAAGCTCGCCAATGGAAAGATGAAGAGATTTCTACAGCGC GATCCGGGGGCTGTGGCACTTGACTTTACCAAGAAG gaTCACGCTGCTACCCGGGGAcgaccattttttcttttcagg ccaagGAATGGAAGAAACACTGAACACCCAGTAGGATAG
- the PDCL3 gene encoding phosducin-like protein 3 produces the protein MQDPNADTEWNDILRKKGILPAKEGLKELEKEAEEEEQRVLEQSVVKTYEDMTLEELEDNEDEFNEEDERAIEMYRQQRLAELKAAQLRNKFGEVLEISGKDYVQEVTKAGEGLWVILHLYKQGIPLCSLINQHFSGLARKFPDVKFIKAISTTCIPNYPDRNLPTIFVYLEGDIKAQFIGPLVFGGMNLTIDELEWKLSESGAIKTDLEENPKKPIEDVLLSSVRSSVPMRRGSDSEDD, from the exons ATGCAG GACCCCAATGCAGACACTGAGTGGAATGACATCTTACGCAAAAAGGGCATCTTGCCTGCAAAGGAAGGTTTGAAGGAACTGGaaaaggaggcagaagaggaagaGCAGCGAGTGCTTGAGCAGTCAGTTG TGAAAACATATGAAGATATGACTCTGGAAGAATTGGAGGATAATGAAGATGAATTTAATGAGGAAGATGAACGAGCTATTGAAATGTACAG GCAGCAGAGACTGGCTGAATTGAAAGCAGCTCAGCTGAGGAATAAATTTGGAGAAGTTTTGGAGATCTCAGGAAAGGATTATGTTCAGGAAGTTACCAAAGCCGGAGAGGGCTTGTGGGTGATCTTGCACCTTTACAAACAAGG GATTCCCCTCTGTTCCCTGATAAACCAGCACTTCAGTGGACTTGCCAGGAAGTTTCCTGACGTCAAATTTATCAAAGCCATTTCAACAACCTGCATCCCCAATTATCCTGATAGGAATCTGCCCACAATATTTGTTTACCTTGAAGGTGATATCAAGGCTCAATTtattggacctctagtatttgGTGGCATGAACCTGACAATAGATG aGTTGGAGTGGAAATTGTCTGAGTCTGGAGCAATCAAGACAGACCTGGAGGAAAACCCTAAGAAGCCAATTGAAGACGTCTTGCTGTCCTCGGTGCGCAGCTCCGTCCCCATGCGCAGGGGTAGCGATTCTGAGGATGACTGA